A window of Nostoc sp. PCC 7120 = FACHB-418 genomic DNA:
CTCAATCCTTATCATGATTACCTCCTCAGTCGCTGGAATAGCGGGAATCACAGCACCCAAAAACTGTTTGAGGAAATTCGCGCCTACGGCTATACCGGTAGTTATGCCACGGTCTCTCGCTTCACTCGTTATCTCAAGACCGTGCCTGGATTTGAACCAGCAAAAGGTTCAAGAAAAAACGCTTCTCTCAGGGTAAGCTCTTCCTCCCATCGTCCTCTCACCCCCAGTCGCGTCACAGCTTTAGTCTTGCGGCGACCAGAATTAATCTAGCGTGGCAAAACTTACTAGAGAAGACGACTCTCTAGATTAGCCAAGTAAGCCTTGGGGTCTCTGCGAAATCGATACTGTTCAATTCTGGCTTTGTGGTGTTTTTGCAATTGAGAGCGTAATTCGAGCCAAGTATGAATATCAACTTGTGCTAAATCAGATGCGGTAAAAGAATGAAGCTTAGTAGCTATCGCACAGGCAAGTTTGACAGAACCACGAATAACGAGAGATGAGGGGGCAACCTTACGACCGGTACAACGACGTTGATGATAACGTAGCATACCAAAAGCGTGTTCTAAGTCATTATTAGTTCTAGGAAAATCTTCAATTTCATAACAATGAAAAAGTCCAGACCAGTAGCTGTGGGTGGTTTTTATAAAGTTATCGATTGCAGTGTTCAGGGTACCAGCTTTCTGCTTTTGTTGAGACATTTCTGTCAACAGTTGCTGATAACTTTGTTTGACCCCAGCAGCATCAAGACCTATTTTATTGTTGAGAATATTACTAGCTTTATCAACCCACTGATATGCAACCCTCACAGGTGAAAATAAAGATGCAGTAGCAGATAATCCCTTAGCTAGAAGGTGTTTTAGGTTAACTAAAGGTGGTGGTAAAGCACTTCTTTTTTCCATCCTTTCTAAGCTTTGTTCTATCAAAGTCAAATTTTCTTGTAACTTTAATCCAGATGCCTCTAACGGTGGATGTCCATCATTGGTTATAGAACTACGGACTGCCGAGCAATAATCTTCAATAATAGTCACCAAATCCTTATCTTCATTGGTAACACTACGTTCAATTTCTCGTAATCCTCTAACTTTTTTTTTTCAATTCCTTTTTTGCATTTCTATCCGCCTCATATATGGGTTTAATTGCTTCTTTCAGGTAATGGTAATGACATAAACCATGAGCAATTTTAGGTAATGCTAACCCAACAGCTTTACGAATTGATTGTTGTCCATCACTAACAACTCCATCAATTGGTACATCCAGTGTATTAGCCACTTCTAATAATAACGCTACTAAATCTTCATTCCTTGATGATAATAAAGTTTTAGCAAGTAAAATTTCTCCTGATAGACAATCTCGAATTACCCATAATACCTCATGTCCAATTTCTGGCTGCATCCCATCAATGGCTAATATCACCCGTCCTTGATTAGCCACTATTGCTTTTAATCTTTTATGGTCTTTTAGCCATAAAGAAAGTAACTCGTCATATCTGTCAATTAAGTGTGTGACCGTTCGTTTACTTATACATATACCCTTTAATTCAAGGTGAGTATGTATTTGAGGAACACTTCTATGTTCCTGGTAGCGTAATGCTCCTATATAAGCAATCACATCCAAACCAAATTCGTTCTGTGGTAGAGCGAGTGACCCTTCTTGCTCTGGTCGATATGCTTTTTTATACCGCATACATGACTTATTTTGACATCGCCGAATTTTTAGCTGTAGTTCTACTACCCCATTTAGCGTTCTTATATGTCGAGGATTATTGTATTCATTCCACATTGCTTGACCACACGAAGGGCATTTTTTTTGAACACAATCGAGTACTTCAAACGATGTTGCCTCTGGTTTTAAACTTTTTCTTACCAAGTTTTTGTACCATTATTTCGTTACAAGCTCAAGATTACAGGATCTCTGCTCCTCTCTAGTAAGTTTTGCCACGCTAGGAATTAATACAGCCTAATGAGCGTGAAGTCATCGCTCAACTACTTTCAGCCCATTCGGATTTGAAGTCAGCTATTGAACTAGCTCAACAGTTTGCATCTCTTGTGCGTCAACGTCTGAGCAAGCAGCTCGATGCTTGGTTAAACAAAGCTAAAAACAGCTCGGTTTCTTTGTTGCGCTCCTTTGCTGTTAGTTTAGAGTCTGACTACAATGCTGTGAAAGCAGGTGTAACTATGTCAGTTAGTAATGGCCCAGTTGAAGGGCATATTAATCGACTGAAAATGTTAAAGCGGCAGATGTATGGTCGCGCCAAAATAGATTTACTGGAGCGACGGTTTTTGTTGACTATGTGAGGAGAAAATTTTGACAATTTACACTTGATTATATGAGTTATAGAAATCAGTTTATCTGGCAAAGAGCGGTTCAACTTGCTATCAATTGTTATAAATTTACCCGCCTATTTCCTCAGTCAGAATTGTATGGTTTAACCAGCCAAATCCGACGTTCATCTGTATCTGTAGCATCTAATATAGCAGAAGGCTATGGTAGACGCTCAAAGCCAGAATACATACAGTTTTTACATATTGCATTAGGTTCTTTGAGAGAATTAGATACGCAATTAATCATTGCAAAAGAAGTAGATTTAGCTGATAAAGACCTTTTTACTCCCATATTGAATGAGGTTGAAGAAATGCAAAGTATATTAGTTGCTACTTTAAACAAACTCAAAGGCTGAAATTATTACTTCTAGTCTTCCGACTTCTGCCTTCTGCCCTCTGCCCTCTGCCCTCTGCCTTTCCCCAACCAAGATCACCAAAAGTTGCCAAGAACCGTATTATGGTTCACATTTAAAACACGCGGACATAATTTGATTCATAAATTTAAGTTTTTGATTGGCTCAAAAGCTTGAAATTACGTTAACTTTTTGTCACGTTATGGTTCAAAATTTGGTCATGCAGGGGGTAAAATCACAGTTATTAGCAGTCTTGTAATGAAAGTCTTTCCGAGTATCAGCGACTTTCTTGTGCTGTTTGCCCAACTGCTGAATAGCTTTCTTGCGACGATTAGAACCCTTTTTGCGTCTTGAAACCTTGCGTTGTGCCAACTTTAATTTACGTTCAGCTTTACGTAAAAACTTTGGCGCTGCTATCCTATCGCCATCTGAAGTAACAATAAAATCAATCAATCCTACATCAATGCCAACAATATTATTGATATCAAGATCAGTCTTGATTGTTGGAACTGTCTTATCTTCTAAGCTCAAAGTCACATAGTAGCCATCTGCTTTTTTGGTTACAGATACAGTTTTAATATCAAACCCGTCTGGTATTGGACGATGAACAATTACTTTGACTGTTCCAATTTTTGACAGTGTTATTTTATCTTTGGTGAAATGCTCCTTTTTGAATTGTGGATAGGTGAAAGTCTTGTACTGACCTTTCCCTTTGAATCTTGGTTTGCCACTACGTTTGCCATTGCTATCTCCTTTTAACCATCGGTCAAAAGCAATTTCAACTTTTTTAGGTACTTCTTGCAACGTCTGAGAATGAATGCTTTTGTACCAAGGTCTGTCCTTCTTTAGTTGGGTTAGCGTTGCCTGTTGACTAAAGCGATTGGGCTTATCTCTTAACTCTGGGATATGACAAACAACAAGTGAGCATCTATCTACGGAGCAACGATTTTGCTCGTACCAATCAAACCTCTGAGCAAGCTGATAATTATACTGGCATCGAAGCATATCTAATGTTTTATCAATATGCAATGCTTGTTCTTTCGTTGGTTTTAGTGGGTACTGATAAGATATTCTCACTTGCTCGACTAATTAAGTGTTACTTTTTTAGTATACACTGATTTAGGCATAACATGAAAGATGATTTTGTTTCAAAAGGAAGGTCTGTTAGCGACCTAAAAGTGCATTTAGTATTGGTTACTAAATATCGGCGTAAAGCGTTTACGTCCGAGATGCTAAGTAGACTAAATGTTGTAATGCAAGAATTATTAGAAAAGTGGGATTGTAAGCTAGTAACGTTTAATGGTGAAGAGGATCATGTACACCTACTCTTTCAGTATCATCCAGACGTTGAACTTAGCAAGTTAGTCAATAATCTAAAGTCTGTATCATCGAGGAAACTTCGCCAAGAATTTGCAGAACATTTAGAAAGTTTCTATTGGAAGGACGTATTTTGGAGTGGTTCTTATTTTGTTGCTAGTTGTGGTGGCGTTACTGTTTCTACACTAAGAAAATATATTGAAGCGCAGGAATCACTCACACAATCAACCTAGAAATTGTTCGTTTCCTCCATATCCTCTTCTCTTGCCTACGGCATTGTTCAGAGCATTGTCGTCAACTCAATCGCATTCATCCCACACTCCTAAAAGTGAGATATGGAACCTCTGCTGAAATCAGTTAAATATTTGTCAAAATTCTAGCTTTTTTCAGGAGAAACTGTAGAATTATTGTTTCTGAAGAAAGAATATCTGCTCTTGCTTCCATGCCAGATTTAATTGCACACTGGCGATCACCTGCTGTTAGTTCCAGTTTTTTTGGTTGGATAGTTACCTCATACATTGCTGGATTATTTTGATTACCAGAGTTAATGACATCAGGAGAAATGGCACTCACACTGCCTTTGAGAGTGCCGTATTCAGTATAGGAACAACTAGAAATTCGTAATTGTACTTCTTGATTTGTTTCTACTTTACGAATATCGGAAGCTGGTACCAGTGCTTTAATAATTAAAGGCGACTTTCGAGGAGAAATTTGAGCAACAATATCACCCGAACGTATTATTTGTGCAGGATTACGCAGATTTAATTCCTGAATAATTCCAGAGGCAGAAGCGCGAATTGCTGTGTTAGCAATCTCACGCATAATTTGGTTTAGTTCCTGGCGATCGCGGCTCAATTGTTTTTGCAATTCTAATTTTTGCTGTAATAATTGTTCTCTTTCTTGATTTAATCTGCTTAAACTAACTTCACTAACAGCGCGTTCTGTAGCAATTTTTTCTTGAGCAATGACCACATTCGCATCACTAGGATTGAGATTAGCCAATGCCCCTTCCAGTCTAGCTTTTGCTGCTGCGATCGCATATTTTTGTTGTTGAATTGCTTGTTGGCTTTGTTCTACATTAGCTGTCTGCGATTCTAAGATCTGTTGTTGTTGTTCAAAAGCTAGTTGTACTTCTTGAAATTGATCTTGAGAAATTGAACCTGTTTCTAGTAAGGGTTTATATCTATCTCGTCTTGCTTGTGCAGCCTTTAAAGAAGTTTCGCTAGATTTAAAATTGGCAATTGCTGATTTTAACTGACTTTGGGTTTTTTGTAACTCTTTCTCAGCTTGCTGGAGATTTGCTTGAGCCTCCCTAAATTGCACAGAAGAATTGATTTCCCGATCTTGAAAATCACGCTGATTACGATTCAATTCAGCTTCCGCCGCAGATATCACCCGATTAATGCGATCGCGCTCTGCAATTATTTGTTTATTCAATGCCGTAATTTGGGCATCAATTTGAGTTAGTTGCAGTGTTGCTTGTTGAATATTCGTTTGTAGTTGGCTTTTTTGCGTTTGCAACCGATCATCCTCTACCAGGGCAATAATATCACCTTGATTAACTGTCTGATTAACCTGAACAGCCAAGCTTTTAATTTTGCCTTCCGTAGCTGCTTGCACCAAGCGCAACTCTCCATCTGGGCGCACAGTCGCCGGAACCTTTACAGTCACTCGATATTTAAGAATACTAGCCAGAAAAAAAGTAGTCGCAAAAATGCTTAAGAGAACCACACCCCCCATCGTTACCCAGCGATTAATCGGAGGCAAAAATTCATCAGGAGTCGCAGCGTGTAAGGAATAATTATCAGTCATCAGTCATCACTTATCAGTTACTTGTACTGAGCGGAGTCGAGGTATCAGTTAAACCTCATCCCCCTCATTCAAATATGACTTAGTAAAACTTTAGCGATCGCTTGAGAAATAGGCAAGCCAGGACACCGTTCTAACCAAAAGAATTCACCTACAGGATTAACTTCTAGAAAAACATAGCGATTATCTGGGGTTAAAATTACATCAATTGCCCCGTAATTTAAACCAAAATGCGCCATCAGTTGCAATAATTTGTCTGCCACATCTTGGGGTAAAGTATGGGTTTGCCAAGCATCAAGTAAAGCTACCCCCTGTTTTCGCCAATCGTAACGGGATTTATCTAAGGCTTGAGAATTTACAGCCGCAGTCAATATAGATTTACCCACAATCGTGATTCTTAGTTCTAAAACTTTGGCAATTTTTTCTTGAAATGTCATCGGACAAAAACGCAATCCCTCTAAATTTTCTAAATCTTCGCTCTTTACGGGATTGGTAAATACTACTTGTTCTCCCCCTTTTTCGTCATAAATGGCAAAGGAAGAAAGCATTTTTGTAATTACATCCTGTTGACATTCTGCGGCAAATTCTTTGACGGCTTGGGGATTATTGGTAGTTAAAGTCCGTGGGGTATCCAAACCGATTTTTCTGGCTACTTGCAGTTGTAGTTGCTTGTTTTCTGCACGACGAATATTTGGCACAGGGTCGAGGTGAAAACCTCTGATGCTGGCAATCATTCCTTGAATCGTGGCGCGAGATTCTTGAATAGAAGCTTGGCGCAATTGCTTATCCATAGTTGGAGGAATTTTTCCACCAATGGCGATGCGCCGATACCAAACTGCTGTTACTTCGTTTAAATCTAGCTTTTGGTCATCAGCAACCAGGACACATTTTTCCGTATTACTGTAATAAATATCTAGTTGTACTTCCGTGGGAAATCGGTCTGTGTCAAAACGAAATGCTTTACCTCCCTGTGATTCAATTGCTTGAGTTACTAGAGAAATACTTTCGTTATCGTGGCTGTGAGTAATAATTAAGACATTCATATAAAAGATTTTTAGTTTTGAATGAGAGAATCTGCGATTGCTTCGGAAATGGGATAATTTAAATCTCGCTCTAACATTCCCCATTCCCCTGTAGGATTAATTTCTAAAAAAACATATTCTTCTAATGGGGTAACGATGAAATCAAACGCGCCAAATGTCAAACCCAACCGCGCCATAAATTGATCAAGGTGCTGAATAATCTCCTTTGGTAATTCGTAAGGCTGCCATGTACAAGACTCTTGGTTAGCACGTCGCCAATCTTGGGTAGATGCTTCATAACTAGAAGCGTCTAAAGCTCCCACAAATAAATTGCCATTGACATATACTGCTCGTAATTCCTGCTGTTTGGGAATTTGCGCTTGAAAAACCATTGGACAGTAGCGCAGAGTCTCAGCATCTAGCAAGTCCTCTTCTTTAACGGTGCTGGTGTACATGAAAAAAGATGAGCCTTCCATGCTGTAAGAAAGGGGTTTTAACAGTTTGGTGATCATTTTGCCGTTGACTTGCTCAAAAAATTCTCTGGCTTCTTTGGGGTTATTAGTCACTAAAGTTGGAGGAATCACCAAACCAACTTCAGCAGCTACTCTCAGTTGATATAACTTATTTTCAGCTGCATTTATCTTCTGTAAATCATCCACCCAATGAGCGTGTCTGAGGCTGTCCCAAAAGCCATCCCACACAGCTAAAGATTCTTTAGTACAAGCATCTCGATATTGCGGAGCTAATTCTGGACTCAAATGCGGTTGCCAAAGTCGCCGCATCCATACAGCTTGTACTTGCTCAGTATTTAAGGTTATGTCTCCATACTCAATCTGATGATGAGAGTTTGATTGATGGAAATAAGCTTGAATTTTAACCGTCATGGGAAACTTATCAGTATCGAGGCGAAACGACTGGACATTTCTCCTGGATAAAGCTGCGGCAACTCTATCAATTGTGAAATAATCACCACTATGAGTAATTAATAAAACTACATCACGCTGTAAAGGCATAAAATATTTTTCTGGATGTCTGCAACACAAACTCGTTAATTATTAATAAACCAACCCTTTGAAGGGGTTGGCGACAATCAGTATATTCATTTATTGACAAAATTTTCCCAGTTCAAAACTTTATTTACTCAAAATTAGCTATTTCTAACCAACTGGTTGATCATCGTCATCAGATGGAAATTTCAGAGTAACAATTTCGCCACCACCATTGTCTTCATTATCAGAAGGATACTTCAGAGTGACAGCAATGTCTTCATCACGAAGTTTCCCGGTTACACCATTACCATCTTCACAATCAGAAGGATACTTTCTTGTTTGCCCTCTTTTTCCACCACTAACTGCTTCTGATTCTTCATCTGTCAGGTCTTCACAGTTTTGACCTTCTAAGAAGCGGGCAAAAAAGGGAACTGCTTGTGCGTTCAAATCTTCTTGTCTATTCTCTGGCATAAATATTCTCCTAAGACAAAAATAAGTGACAATCAATTAACATCTTTAAACCAGGGTATTACATAATGTTTAACTAGACAAGTTTTTAATTTCTCTTAAATAGTAGTTAACTTTTTCCATGCCCATATACATACAAAAAATTTATCAAAAAAACTAATATTAGTTACGGTTTAAGTATTACTTAGATAATGTTAAGTTTTATTAAAAAAATATTTTGTTTTGAACTTAGTTAATCCCAAAAGCATGAAATATCAGATTGTTTTGCAACACAGTGAAGAAGACTGCGGCGCAGCGTGTATTGCCACTATTGCCAAATATTATAAACGGGACTTTGCGATCGCTCGTGTCCGGGAAGCTGTGGGTACAGGCGCACAAGGGACAACTCTGGTAGGTTTAAGACGCGGTGCAGAAAGTCTAGGATTTCATGCACGGCAAGTAAAAGCAACGCCACAATTAATTAATCAACTCCAGGAAGCACCTCTGCCTGCGATTATTCATTGGAAAGGTTACCACTGGGTAGTATTGTATGGTCAAAAAGGGAAAAAATATGTAATTGCAGATCCTGGCGTTGGTATTCGCTACATCAACCGCGAGGAATTAGCCACAGGCTGGGCAAATTGCATTATGTTATTGCTAGTCCCAGATGAAATTCGCTTTTATCAACAAGAATCAGATAAAATTAAGGGCTTCAGTCATTTTTTAGCCAGAGTCATACCTTATCGCCACATTTTAACGGAAGCATTTTTAATTAACTTAGCAATGGGAATATTGTCCCTAGCTTCCCCTTTTTTGATTCAAATTTTGACTGATGACGTATTAGTTAGAGGTGATATACAGCTACTAACTACAGTGGGAATTGGGGTAATGGCAATGAATATTTTTAGTAGTAGCTTAAAACTCATCCAATCTAACTTAATTGCCCATTTTGCTCAACGTTTAGAATTAGGCTTAACTTTAGAATTTGGTAGACAAATTTTGCGTCTACCTTTAACCTACTACGAAGCTCACCGGAGTGGAGAAATTGTGAGTCGTTTGCGGGATATTGAACAAATAAATCAACTTGTATCACAAGTCGTTATTAGCTTTCCTAGTCAAATTTTAATTGCCATAATTTCCCTAGCATTTATGTTGATTTACAGTTTCAAATTACTAGGTGTGGCAGTATTAATGGCATTTATTATGTCATTATCTACAATAATTTTTCTGCCGACATTACAGCGCAAAGTTCGTGATGTTATTGTCACTCAAGCCGAAAATCAAGGTATGTTAATTGAAACTTTTAAGGGGATACTAACATTGAAAACTAGCAACACAGCGCCGCAAGCTTGGGAAGAAATTCAACAGCGTTTTGGCCATCTGGCAAATTTGAGTTTTAGCACTGTGCAAATTGGTATTATCAATAATGTATTTTCTGGCTTGGTTTATGGATTTAGTAATTTGGCTGTACTATGGTTTGGGAGCAGTTTAGTAATTAATCAAGAATTAAGTATTGGTCAATTGTTAGCCTTTAATGCGATGAATGCTAATTTTAATGGTTTAATTACTACCGTAATTGGTTTTGTAGATGAATTTGCTAGAGTTAAAACTGCCACCCAACGGGTAACGGAAGTTATTGATAGTACCCCTGAAGATCAAAATGAACAAGCTAAACCTTGGGCGAATCTTCCTGAAAATACAGATATTATCTGCTCTCAAATTAATTTTCACCACATAGGTAGAGCCAACTTACTTACAGATTTTTCTGTAACTATTCCTGGGGGGGAAGTTACAGCATTAATTGGTAAATCTGGTTGTGGTAAAAGCACTTTAGCAAAACTTATAGCTGGATTATATCCGTTACAATCAGGTAATATTCGTTTCGGAATTTATAACCATCATGATTTATCTTTAGAATGTCGGCGACAGCAAATAATATTAGTCCCTCAAGAAGCCCATTTTTGGAGTCGTTCAATTTTTGATAACTTCCGCTTTAGTTATCCTGATGTTACTTTTGAACAAATTGTCAAAGCTTGTCAAATTGCTGGTGCAGATGAATTTATTAATGAATTACCGGATGGCTACCAAACTGTATTAGGGGAATTTGGGGTAAATATTTCCGGTGGGCAAAAACAAAGATTAGCTTTAGCCAGAGCTATTGTGACCGAACCACCAATTTTAATTTTAGATGAATCGACTAGTGCCTTAGACCCAGTATTAGAAGCCCAAGTATTAGATAAATTGTTATTTCATCGGCAAGGTAAAACGACTATTATTATTAGCCATCGTTCCCGTGTCATTTTACGTGCAGATTTGATTGTTTATTTAGATAAAGGGCATTTAAAACTACAAGGTACTCTAGACCAAATACAAGTTATTTCAGGAGAACACTTAGATTTTTTAAACCCTTGATTAGTATTTGTAATATGCACATGGCGAAATTGTTGAAATGTTGCGCTTGCGTGGCAAATAGATCGGAAGTACCATACTGTTTACCCAGAGTTTTGACAAACAAAAAGCTGCTGCCATTGCTGATCTAAGCTCAGACAAGTTCAATCTGCAAACAACTTGTGATTAACCTACGCCCCGCCACTCTAGCCGATTTGAATTTGTTGCGACATTGGGATGAGCAACCTCATGTGATTGCTTCAGATCCCAATGATGACTGGGGTTGGGAGGTAGAACTTGCTCGTTCTCCCGATTGGAGAGAGCAATTGATTGTGGAAATTGATAGTCGTCCTATCGGATTTATCCAGATCATCGATCCAGCACAAGAGGATAGCCATTACTGGGGTGATGTTGGGGAGAATCTTCGTGCCATTGATATTTGGATTGGTGAAGAGACTGATTTGGGTAAAGGCTATGGAACGCAAATGATGCGGCTTGCACTTGCTCGATGTTTTGCTGATCCACTTGTGACAGCTATACTTGTTGATCCACTAGCCAGCAATACCCGTGTTCATCGCTTTTATGAACGCCTTGGCTTCAAATTCATCGAGCATCGCTGTTTCGGTGACGATGAGTGCTTTGTTTATCGCCTAAACCGAGAAGATTGGCACTGCAAAAGTGAAGTGTATGTCTAGATCAATTTCTTGCGCTCGTTGAATGGGCAGTTGATTTTCCCAATCATCCAGCGCGATCGCTTGATGTAATGTTATCGAAAAATTGGGTTTAATACCATTTCACGAAAAACATGATACAAACGTAAACCCTAAAAGTCTTGCTGAATCTAGGTTTTTTAATTGCGAATTGCGAATTGTGAATTGGTATGACGGTTAGGCTGATGTAGCCTTTGAGAAAAATTTAGGTTCACCAAACTCAAAGGTTATTGCTGGGAGTTCGGCACTAAGTAAAATGTATCTAAATTTGCCTCTGGTGAATAATGCTTTCTAGCTAAAAGCTGTGCAACCATCTCTGCACGAGACGAAACTTTAAGCTTACGAAACATTCGCTTTAAAGCTTGCTTGACGGAATTTTCAGTAATCCAAAGCTGATGCCCAATTTCTGCGTTAGTTAGCCCCAAAGCAACCAACTGAGCAATTTGTAACTCACGAGGTGTTAAGTGTTGGCGTAGCCCGCCGCAGGCATCGCTTTGAAAAGGATAGTGGTGCGACTTTGCTGTGGCAGTAGATTGTGAATCAACTGTTGCAGCCCAAACAGATAGGTGCAAGCAAATAGAACTCAAATCGGTGAGATTTTGTGTATCAAAGGCAGGCATTGATTTTTCACGGGTGCAACCTACTACGCCGACTATTTGATTGCGGTTAATGATCGGCCCCGCCATAACGTGCCAATGATCTTGGCGGGGACAAATGACTTTCCAAGCCTTTGGTGACATCACTAATGCTTCATGGACAGGCGCATGACGTTCTACCAAATAATGCGCTATGGGATTGTGTTCAATGGATAATGCAATTTTGAGAATTTTCTGAAGATTTTTATCAGCAGCTAAGGATAATTGCTCAAAGAAAAAGATGGAATATCGTTTTGCCCCAAAATACTCCCCAATTTGTGGCACAACTTGTAATCGTAGTTCATGCTCACTAGGGGCTTGGTTGATGGTTTCAAAAATCAGCTTTAGGGGAATTGTCATGAGTAAAGTTGACTCAAGTGTACTCTTTCGAGGTCTAGGAGCATCGCAGCACAGAGACTATATTAACTTTAATCTCAATTCGATTTTGAGATAAGAAGCAATCAAGAAATTCTACACGCATTGTATAGCAAGCTTTATGCTTTACCCATCAGCAGAATGAAAAAATTTAAGAGGAACCAATGAGACAAGACGCAATCTTTAGTCCCTTTTTTGCATCAATGTTTTTAACACTCTTGGTCTGGGTGTATATGTACATTCGTCGTATTAGTTTCATCACAAGTAGAAAACTTAAACCCCAAGACCTAGCTGTACCTAATACACTGGCACAAATTTCACCCCCAAGTGTATCTAATCCATCTGATAATCTGAAAAACCTGTTTGAGATTCCGGTACTTTTTTATGCGCTTTTACTTTATTTGTTTATCACGCAGCAGGTGGATACAGTCTATGTGAATGCTGCGTGGATTTTCGTTTTGTTTCGTGTCTTGCATAGTGTGGTTCATTGCATATTCAATCTCGTTATACTTCGGTTCTATCTTTACCTATTTGCAACGCTGGCAGTGTGGTTTATCGCGTTCCGTGCAGCTTTTATTCACTTTAGTATATAAAGGAACTACCCAATAGCTATTAAATCAGTGAGGTATGCCAAATCTTAACCAAAGATGATGGCGATCGCAGGGGGAAAGCCCTTTACAGTTTCTTGAAGTACCTAGCAACTGGGAACAACCCAAAACCCAGTTTTTCATAGGTACAACGTGCTGGTGCATGACCAGGATCACCTCCAGTTTCGACCATAGCAATGGAAATTCCCGTCGCTTTCATCCAATTAAGAGCAAAGTTTATCAGAGCAGAACCTACGCCTTGACACATAGTTTGATAAACTACTTCAAGTTAAAGACTGTTAGTACCGTTTTTCGATAGATGCAAGTAGAAGAAATTTTAGCTCAACTAGAAATTAATACTAAAACTTTCCCCCGTTTAGCTTTAGAAGCAGCCATCGAGCAGAGAGAAGCTATTACACCTATATTAATATCAACTTTAGATAAGTTAAGTGAGAATCTTGAACAGCTATTAGAGAAAGAAGACTATATTTTACATATTCATGCTTTATATTTACTAGCACAGTTTAGGGAAGAGTCAGCATACCCTACAATTATCAAGTTTTTTTCAGTTCCTGGTGATGTTGCATTAGATGTAACTGGAGATATAGTAACTGAGGATTTAGGTAGAATACTCGCTTGCGTTAGTGGCGGAAGGATTGAGCCGATAAAACAACTTATAGAAAATTCAAAAGCTAATGAATATGTAAGGGGTGCTGCATTAGAAGCATTATTAGTTTTAATAGCTCAAGAAGTTATTACTAGAGAACAGGTTATACAATATTATGCCAAGCTGTTTTCAACTTTAGATAAAGAAGATCATTATATCCAAACTACTTTAGTAACCAATAGCGCACAGCTTTGTGCAGTCGAACTGCAAGAACAAATAAATCGGGCTTTTGAGCAAAACTCAGTTGATTTGTTTTTTATTGACCAGGAAGATGTAAGCACTTA
This region includes:
- a CDS encoding DUF1186 family protein; amino-acid sequence: MQVEEILAQLEINTKTFPRLALEAAIEQREAITPILISTLDKLSENLEQLLEKEDYILHIHALYLLAQFREESAYPTIIKFFSVPGDVALDVTGDIVTEDLGRILACVSGGRIEPIKQLIENSKANEYVRGAALEALLVLIAQEVITREQVIQYYAKLFSTLDKEDHYIQTTLVTNSAQLCAVELQEQINRAFEQNSVDLFFIDQEDVSTYLVVEKEEALNRLRKNPKYSFIKDVILEMENWSCFQPQEKYPSYNIFIPEGFSLGVSKKSKNKDRNKKKMQKQSRRKNRSKKK